A window from Azoarcus sp. DD4 encodes these proteins:
- the mutM gene encoding bifunctional DNA-formamidopyrimidine glycosylase/DNA-(apurinic or apyrimidinic site) lyase yields the protein MPELPEVETTCRGVRPHVEGKVLSAVSVRNPRLRLPVPEALAERTVGETLRAVSRRAKYLLLDFDAGGMVIHLGMSGSLRVIDPGLPPDKHDHLDLVFGDCALRLRDPRRFGLVLWQPGPAIAHPMLAGLGPEPLGEGFDAAYWLAATRGLKAPIKHVLMDGRRVVGVGNIYASESLFRARIHPLEPAGALGPRRCARLVEAVRDTLRDAIAAGGSTLRDFVGGDGRPGYFQQQYFAYDREGEPCRVCGTPIRRFVSGQRATYFCPACQRRS from the coding sequence ATGCCAGAACTGCCAGAAGTCGAAACCACCTGCCGTGGCGTGCGTCCGCATGTCGAAGGCAAGGTGCTCAGCGCTGTCAGCGTGCGCAATCCACGCCTGCGCCTGCCGGTGCCGGAAGCGCTGGCCGAGCGGACGGTGGGCGAAACCCTGCGTGCGGTGTCGCGGCGGGCGAAGTACCTGCTGCTCGATTTCGACGCGGGCGGCATGGTGATCCACCTCGGCATGTCGGGCAGCTTGCGGGTGATAGATCCCGGGCTGCCGCCCGACAAGCACGATCATCTGGATCTGGTTTTCGGCGACTGCGCGCTGCGCCTGCGCGATCCCCGCCGTTTCGGCCTGGTGCTGTGGCAGCCGGGCCCGGCGATCGCCCATCCCATGCTGGCCGGGCTGGGGCCGGAGCCGCTGGGCGAGGGCTTCGACGCCGCCTACTGGCTGGCCGCCACCCGCGGTCTGAAGGCGCCGATCAAGCATGTGCTGATGGATGGCCGGCGGGTGGTGGGGGTGGGCAATATCTACGCCTCGGAGAGTCTGTTCCGCGCCCGCATCCATCCGCTCGAGCCCGCCGGCGCGCTTGGGCCGCGCCGCTGTGCCCGGCTGGTGGAGGCCGTGCGCGACACCCTGCGCGATGCGATTGCTGCCGGCGGCAGCACGCTGCGCGATTTCGTCGGCGGCGACGGCCGCCCCGGCTACTTCCAGCAGCAGTACTTCGCATACGACCGCGAGGGCGAGCCCTGCCGGGTGTGTGGTACGCCCATCCGCCGTTTCGTGAGCGGACAGCGTGCGACCTACTTCTGCCCGGCGTGCCAGCGCCGTAGTTGA
- the ispE gene encoding 4-(cytidine 5'-diphospho)-2-C-methyl-D-erythritol kinase, which yields MDHPAVTTPASLTDCPAPAKLNLFLHVVGRRDDGFHLLQTAFRLLDWGDRLDFHCRDDGEIHRINDVPGIPPEQDLVVRAARRLQAATACRLGADITLHKTLPMGGGVGGGSSDAATTLMALNRLWNTGQSRTALQELGLGLGADVPFFIYGRDAFAEGVGENFQPLDLPAATYVILSPEVGVPTAEIFSAKELTRNTAPIRIADFAASLTRNDLQAVACSRYPEVGKVIDWLAQYAPARMTGSGACVFAEVASEDEADEIVSLCPTRWKAWKAKSLARHPLYGWLA from the coding sequence ATGGACCACCCAGCAGTGACCACACCGGCATCGCTCACCGACTGCCCGGCCCCCGCCAAGCTCAACCTTTTCCTGCACGTCGTCGGCCGCCGCGACGACGGTTTCCATCTGCTGCAAACCGCCTTCCGGCTGCTCGACTGGGGCGATCGCCTCGACTTCCATTGCCGCGACGACGGCGAGATCCATCGCATCAACGACGTCCCCGGCATCCCACCCGAGCAGGATCTGGTGGTACGCGCGGCGCGGCGACTGCAGGCCGCGACGGCTTGCCGCCTCGGCGCCGACATCACGCTGCACAAGACCCTGCCGATGGGCGGCGGCGTGGGCGGCGGCAGCTCCGACGCCGCCACAACGCTGATGGCGCTCAACCGGCTGTGGAACACCGGCCAGTCGCGCACTGCCCTGCAGGAACTCGGACTCGGGCTGGGCGCCGACGTGCCCTTTTTCATCTACGGCCGGGACGCCTTTGCCGAAGGTGTCGGCGAGAATTTCCAGCCACTCGACCTGCCCGCCGCCACTTACGTGATCCTGTCACCCGAGGTCGGCGTGCCGACCGCTGAAATTTTTTCCGCGAAGGAGTTGACTCGGAATACCGCTCCAATCAGAATAGCGGACTTCGCAGCGAGCCTTACCCGAAACGACTTGCAAGCAGTAGCCTGCAGCCGTTACCCGGAAGTAGGGAAAGTGATCGACTGGCTGGCGCAATATGCCCCAGCACGGATGACCGGCTCTGGCGCCTGCGTGTTTGCCGAGGTGGCTTCAGAAGACGAAGCCGACGAAATCGTCAGCCTCTGCCCGACACGCTGGAAGGCCTGGAAGGCAAAAAGCCTGGCGCGGCATCCGTTGTACGGTTGGCTCGCTTGA
- a CDS encoding ribose-phosphate pyrophosphokinase — MPYGSLMVFTGNANPKLAADVSRRLGISLGSVTVGRFSDGEVNVELLENVRGKDVFILQPTCAPTNENLMELLVLVDALKRASAGRITAAIPYFGYARQDRRPRSARVPITAKVVANMLQAVGVQRVLTMDLHADQIQGFFDIPVDNVYAAPVLLADLDKQKYDDLMVVSPDVGGVVRARAFAKRLECDLAIIDKRRPKANVSEVMNIIGEVQGRTCVIMDDIVDTAGTLCKAASALKEHGAKRVLAYCTHAVLSGAAVSRLNDSELDELVVTDTIPLRDDAKASPRIRQISVASLLADTVLRISNEESVSSLFME, encoded by the coding sequence ATGCCATACGGCAGCCTGATGGTCTTCACCGGCAACGCCAACCCCAAGCTCGCCGCCGACGTTTCCCGGCGCCTGGGCATCTCCCTCGGTTCGGTCACGGTGGGCCGCTTCTCCGACGGTGAGGTCAACGTCGAACTGCTCGAAAACGTCCGCGGCAAGGACGTCTTCATCCTGCAGCCGACCTGCGCCCCGACCAACGAGAACCTGATGGAGCTCCTGGTGCTCGTCGATGCGCTCAAGCGCGCCTCGGCCGGCCGCATCACCGCCGCCATCCCCTACTTCGGCTACGCCCGCCAGGATCGCCGCCCGCGCTCGGCGCGAGTGCCGATCACGGCCAAGGTGGTCGCCAACATGCTGCAGGCCGTGGGCGTTCAGCGCGTGCTGACGATGGACCTGCACGCCGACCAGATCCAGGGCTTCTTCGACATCCCGGTCGACAACGTCTATGCCGCGCCGGTGCTGCTGGCCGACCTCGACAAGCAGAAGTACGACGACCTGATGGTGGTGTCGCCCGACGTCGGCGGGGTGGTCCGCGCCCGTGCTTTCGCCAAGCGCCTCGAGTGCGACCTGGCCATCATCGACAAGCGCCGGCCCAAGGCCAACGTTTCCGAAGTGATGAACATCATCGGCGAAGTCCAGGGCCGCACCTGCGTCATCATGGACGACATCGTCGATACCGCCGGCACGCTGTGCAAGGCTGCCAGCGCGCTCAAGGAACACGGCGCCAAACGCGTGCTCGCCTACTGTACCCACGCGGTACTGTCCGGCGCCGCGGTGTCGCGTCTCAACGACTCCGAGCTCGACGAGCTGGTGGTGACCGATACCATCCCGCTGCGCGACGATGCCAAGGCCTCTCCGCGCATCCGCCAGATCTCGGTCGCCTCGCTGCTGGCCGACACGGTACTGCGCATCAGCAACGAGGAATCGGTTTCCTCGCTGTTCATGGAATAA
- the lolB gene encoding lipoprotein insertase outer membrane protein LolB, which produces MTACSLAQAQPAKHWLAALLCSVLLLAGCGTLTTQQHATNAVDRQASQRFDLEGRMSASDGDRGANGQIEWRHDAVRDEVTLYTPLGQIAARLESSLHGAELLTGDGKVFHADSADALLPELLGISLPVARLAYWVQAAPPSGAEIRDVDADGRPALVIDQGWRIEYLEYHPGAAASALPRRLDVSRGDARIRLIIDQWTTQQ; this is translated from the coding sequence ATGACAGCCTGCTCACTGGCGCAGGCCCAGCCCGCGAAGCACTGGCTGGCGGCCCTGCTGTGCTCCGTGCTGCTGCTCGCCGGCTGCGGCACCCTCACCACGCAGCAGCATGCCACGAACGCGGTCGACCGCCAGGCCAGCCAGCGCTTCGACCTCGAAGGCCGCATGTCCGCATCGGACGGCGATCGCGGCGCCAACGGCCAGATCGAATGGCGCCACGATGCCGTGCGCGACGAGGTGACGCTCTACACGCCACTCGGCCAGATCGCTGCCCGGCTGGAGAGTTCGCTCCATGGTGCCGAACTGCTGACCGGCGACGGCAAGGTCTTCCATGCCGACAGCGCCGACGCCCTACTGCCGGAGCTGCTGGGCATCTCCCTGCCCGTGGCACGGCTCGCCTACTGGGTGCAGGCTGCGCCGCCCAGCGGGGCCGAGATCCGCGATGTGGACGCCGACGGCCGCCCGGCGCTGGTGATCGACCAGGGCTGGCGCATCGAGTATCTCGAGTATCACCCCGGCGCGGCCGCCTCGGCCCTGCCACGCAGACTCGACGTTTCCCGCGGCGACGCCCGCATCCGCCTGATCATCGACCAATGGACCACCCAGCAGTGA
- a CDS encoding tetratricopeptide repeat protein: MKRTLTQLAIGIAATLTLGAGVSPSALAADPPAEQLPGQELTARTLYQFLLAEIAGARGQIGLSTQLYLELARSTRDPRIAKRATEIALFSRDIDAATQAAQLWAELSPDSDEARRILAGVSAGRDSRLEDVQIQLARALAQNPAHLGPNLMGLNRALSRIQDKQLARHLVQRLTEPYLDHPEAHFARAQAAVMADNTLEALAGIDAALALQADWEPAIVFKAQLLLQGGATQEAIRLLGQHLERRPDSRNLRLAHARALVSARQFEAARDEFRRLLDAAPEDRDLIYANALLAQQLDDDAGAEQLFKRALEADHPEADAIRLSLGQLADKRGEGERARSWYEGITPGRHYTEARLRLAQSFAREGKLDEARRILSAEADDEDANRRFILAEAQLLREANRSEEAMQVVDQALRRAPDDTDLLYESAMLAERLDRMEIMEGRLRKLIALAPDHAHAYNALGYSLADRGQRLDEAEKLIARALEISPDDPFILDSMGWVRFRQGRAPDAVVVLERAYGIRPDPEIAAHLGEVLWALDRRDDANRVFDEALAAHPDNSVLRDTADRVRKP; encoded by the coding sequence ATGAAACGCACGCTCACCCAACTCGCCATCGGCATTGCGGCGACACTCACGCTAGGCGCGGGCGTGTCGCCGTCCGCGCTGGCTGCCGACCCCCCGGCCGAGCAACTGCCCGGGCAGGAGTTGACGGCGCGCACGCTCTATCAATTCCTGCTGGCCGAGATCGCCGGCGCGCGCGGTCAGATCGGCCTGTCCACCCAGCTCTACCTCGAACTCGCCCGCAGCACGCGCGATCCGCGCATCGCCAAGCGCGCCACCGAGATCGCCCTGTTCTCGCGCGATATCGATGCCGCAACGCAAGCGGCCCAGCTGTGGGCGGAGCTCTCGCCCGATTCCGACGAGGCCCGCCGCATCCTGGCCGGCGTCTCCGCCGGTCGTGACAGCCGGCTGGAAGACGTCCAGATCCAGCTCGCCCGCGCGCTGGCGCAGAACCCCGCCCACCTGGGGCCGAACCTGATGGGCCTGAACCGCGCCCTCAGCCGCATCCAGGACAAGCAGCTCGCCCGGCACCTGGTGCAGCGGCTCACCGAGCCCTACCTCGACCATCCCGAAGCGCATTTCGCCCGCGCCCAGGCTGCGGTCATGGCCGACAACACACTGGAAGCACTCGCCGGCATCGATGCCGCGCTCGCGCTCCAGGCCGACTGGGAGCCGGCCATCGTGTTCAAGGCCCAACTGCTGCTGCAGGGCGGCGCCACCCAGGAGGCGATAAGACTCCTGGGCCAGCATCTGGAACGCCGGCCGGACAGCCGCAACCTCCGTCTGGCGCATGCACGCGCCCTGGTGAGCGCACGCCAGTTCGAGGCCGCCCGCGATGAATTCCGCCGGCTGCTCGATGCAGCGCCCGAAGACCGCGACCTGATCTATGCCAACGCCCTGCTGGCGCAGCAACTCGACGATGACGCCGGTGCCGAGCAGCTGTTCAAGCGTGCGCTCGAAGCCGATCACCCTGAAGCCGACGCCATCCGCCTCAGCCTCGGCCAGCTCGCCGACAAGCGCGGCGAAGGCGAGCGCGCCCGTAGCTGGTACGAGGGTATTACCCCCGGCCGCCACTACACCGAGGCACGCCTGCGGCTCGCCCAGAGCTTCGCCCGCGAAGGCAAGCTCGACGAGGCACGCAGGATCCTGAGTGCAGAAGCGGACGACGAAGACGCCAACCGCCGCTTCATCCTCGCCGAGGCGCAGCTGCTGCGCGAGGCCAATCGCAGCGAGGAAGCCATGCAGGTGGTCGATCAGGCGCTGCGCCGCGCGCCCGACGACACCGACCTGCTCTACGAATCGGCCATGCTCGCCGAGCGCCTCGACCGCATGGAAATCATGGAAGGCCGACTGCGCAAGCTGATCGCACTCGCGCCCGACCACGCCCACGCCTACAACGCGCTCGGCTATTCGCTGGCCGATCGCGGCCAACGGCTCGACGAAGCCGAGAAGCTGATCGCACGCGCGCTCGAGATTTCGCCCGACGACCCGTTCATCCTCGACAGCATGGGCTGGGTGCGCTTCCGCCAGGGTCGCGCCCCCGATGCGGTCGTGGTCCTCGAACGCGCCTACGGCATCCGCCCCGACCCTGAGATCGCCGCACATCTGGGCGAGGTGTTGTGGGCACTGGATCGACGCGACGACGCCAATCGCGTATTCGACGAGGCACTCGCCGCCCATCCCGACAACAGCGTGCTGCGCGACACCGCCGACCGCGTGCGCAAACCATGA